The Eubacterium sp. MSJ-33 genomic sequence GATACTTACAATACGGATTCGGAAAGGGCGGCAAAAGCCTTAGCTGAACTCGAAAAAGCCTTTGATATGCCTTATATGGGAACAGATCGCTGTGATGACGCCACACGCAAATATCTTCGTGATAATATTGATAAAGCAAAGTTGGGAGATCCGTCTGGATTTACAGAGTATATTCAGGCAAATTATGCCGATTAAAAAATGGCACATAGGAGTTTTTGGGCTGGGAGGTGAGCACATATATGCAGAGAAAACGCCGTAAGAAAAAACGATTTGGAGTATTTTTGCTTTTGCTTGTAGTTTGTATCGGCATAGGTATAATGTTTGTGCCGTGGGCAATGCAGCCGGAAAATTTCAGAGCGGTAAAGAATAAAATAAATGGTTTTCTCTACAAAGAAGATTTTCCTGACTCTTATAATGCAAAATCGCTGATTTTGGTGGATTGTTCTGATGATGAAATATTTGTTTCAAAAAACGAGAACGAGCCACAAATTCCTGCAAGTTTAGCCAAGCTGTTTGTTATTGAGTATGCGTCAACTTTAGCAGACCTTGATAGTATCGTTGTTGCAGACTATGGTGCTATTTCACTCACGAAACCCGGCTCGTCTGTTGCTCAAATCAAGGAAAAAGAATACTTTTTACACAATCTATTTGCGGCAATGTTAGTACCGTCAGGGAATGACGCAGCTTATGTGGTTGCTGATTATTGTGGAGGATTACTTTCGCCGCAAGCAGAAAGCTGTCAAGAGCGTGTGAGGATTTTTATGGAGAACTTAAACCTGCATTTGCAACAGCAGGGGTACTTAGACACAGTTTTATATGATCCGAGTGGTTTTGATATGGAGGCACTTACCACCACTTTAGATTTGAAAGAAGTAGTATATCGGTTGTTGGAATACTCGTGGTTTAGAGAAATTGTATCTCAAAACACTTATACGGCAACACTGCCTGATGGCAGTACACAAATATGGCAGAATACAAACGCCTTCCTTGATCCGACATCCGAATATTACAACGAAAATGTATGCGGAATTAAGACTGGCTCTCTGTCTGACGACTATAACTTGATTGTGCTTTACCAGCAGCACGGAAAAGAGTTTTTGATATGCAGTTTAGGATCTCAGTCCGATTCCTCTCGTTATGACGATGTGAATTTTATTCTGAAAACGATTGATGAATCGTATTATCTCACGCAATAAATCTTATGTTGTCCAAGACAAAAAACTAACCAAGGGGGTGATAATATCGGACGAATCGTAATAATGGAGTTCAAAGCACAAGACTCAACAGCCTTTGACGATATGCTGGCTTTTGTAAAACAGCACCCTGATTTTGAAAAATTAGAGATTTCATATGAGCCGACATTATCCCTTTCCGGCTTAGAAATCAATTTGAGCCGGCGCAGAGTTATCAATAACGGTCAGGAAATTGAACTGACTGTCAAAGAGTACGATATACTCTGCTTGCTCGCAGCCAATAAAGGTCGTGTTCTTACATACGAGCAGATTTATGATAAGGTGTGGGGCGAAATATCAGCAGGCAATGAAAAGGATACCGTAGGCTTTCACATTCGGAATCTTCGTAAAAAACTATGTGATACAAACTCTCACTTTTCCATAGATAGTGTTCGTGAGATCGGCTACCGCTTTAACAGTCGGTAAGCAGTTCCTCGTAGTTCATAATGAATTGCGAGGGATGTCTTAAAATAAAAAGACGTATTTTAAGGCGAATGACATCTTTTGGATGCACAAAAGTCAAAAAAACGTCCAAGAGTATCCAGGTATATAGAATCTGGGGAAGCCCATTTCCCAAGGGTTTGCAGGGATATACAAGAGTTAGCTTAGCAATCAAAAAAATTCCCAACGATGAAGTCACTGGATGGTGTAAATAAGAAAAATGATGTAAATAAAACAGCTTCTGAAGCACCTGAAAAAAATGTAAAAACTGAGTCTGAAAAGATTGATTTCTCTAATGTGAAGATCGAGCCGATCTTTGAAGAAATGGTAGATTTCGATACATTTGCAAAATCTGATTTCCGTGCAGTTAAGATTTTAGCTTGTGAAGCAGTACCGAAGTCAAAGAAGCTTCTGAAGTTTACATTAGATGACGGAGAACGCAAAGACCGTGTGATTTTAAGCGGTATTCATGACTATTACGAGCCGGAAGAACTGGTTGGTAAGACAGCAATCGCTATCGTGAACCTGCCACCGAGAAAGATGATGGGAATCGATTCCGAGGGTATGCTGATTT encodes the following:
- a CDS encoding D-alanyl-D-alanine carboxypeptidase family protein, with amino-acid sequence MQRKRRKKKRFGVFLLLLVVCIGIGIMFVPWAMQPENFRAVKNKINGFLYKEDFPDSYNAKSLILVDCSDDEIFVSKNENEPQIPASLAKLFVIEYASTLADLDSIVVADYGAISLTKPGSSVAQIKEKEYFLHNLFAAMLVPSGNDAAYVVADYCGGLLSPQAESCQERVRIFMENLNLHLQQQGYLDTVLYDPSGFDMEALTTTLDLKEVVYRLLEYSWFREIVSQNTYTATLPDGSTQIWQNTNAFLDPTSEYYNENVCGIKTGSLSDDYNLIVLYQQHGKEFLICSLGSQSDSSRYDDVNFILKTIDESYYLTQ
- a CDS encoding winged helix-turn-helix domain-containing protein produces the protein MEFKAQDSTAFDDMLAFVKQHPDFEKLEISYEPTLSLSGLEINLSRRRVINNGQEIELTVKEYDILCLLAANKGRVLTYEQIYDKVWGEISAGNEKDTVGFHIRNLRKKLCDTNSHFSIDSVREIGYRFNSR
- the metG gene encoding methionine--tRNA ligase subunit beta → MKSLDGVNKKNDVNKTASEAPEKNVKTESEKIDFSNVKIEPIFEEMVDFDTFAKSDFRAVKILACEAVPKSKKLLKFTLDDGERKDRVILSGIHDYYEPEELVGKTAIAIVNLPPRKMMGIDSEGMLISAVHEEDGHEGLNLLMVDDHIPAGAKLY